The Thioalkalivibrio nitratireducens DSM 14787 DNA segment TGGTGAACTGGCTGCCCTGATCGGTGTTGAAGATCTCGGGGGTGCCGTGACGCCACAGGGCCTCCTCCAGGGCCTCGAACAGAAGTCCGCGGTCAAGGTGTTCGACAGGCGCCAGGCCAGCACCTTGCGCGAATGCCAGTCCATGATCGCTACCAGGTACAGGAAGCCCCGGGCCATCGGCAAATAGGTCACGTCGGCGGCCCAGACCTGGTGGGACCGGTCGATGCGAAGGCCTCGCAGCCGGTACGGGTAGATCCGGTGACTCTGGTCCGGGATCGTGGTTCTGGGGCGGCGGTACAGCGCATGCAGCCCCATGCGCCGCATCAGCCGGCGTACCCGATCCCGGCCCACGGAATGCCCGTCCCGCTGCAACTGGTCGCACAGGCTGCGCGAGCCCATCCAGGGATGCTCGAGGTGCAGCTCATCGAGCCGGCGCATCAGCGCGAGGTCCTCCGCCGGTGCCGGCACCGGCCGATAGTAGACGCTCGACCGCGACAGCCCCAGCAGCGCGCACTGGCGCGTGATGCTGAGCCGGTGTTCCGGCTCGATCATCGCCTTGCGCCCGGCCACCGAGCCTTGCCGGACGCCCGCTCCAAAAAATCCACTTCCAGGGTCAACTGCCCGATCTTCGCGTGGAGCTCCTTGAGGGTCTTTTCGGCTGCGGCATCACCGGCCCCGCGGTCGAAGGCCGCAGCCATGTTCTCCGTCGCCTGCTGGCGCCACTGGGTGATCTGGTTGGGGTGCACGTCGAACTGCTCGGCGAGCTCGGTCAGGGTCTTGTCACCACGCAGGGCGGCCAAGGGGACCTTGGCCTTGAACTGCGGGGAATGGTTGCATCGGGGTCGTCTCATGGTCTTCTCCAGGCGCGGCTGCGCCAAAGATACCGACGGCCCCATCACTTATCGACCTGTCCAAAAAACCCAGACCGGCTCTCCTGCCTCTGGTTAGGTGCGCTACAACCGGGGGCCGAACCTGCCGGAGGAGACCGCCCCAACCGATCTTCCTGGGACGCCTCAATCACACCCTCTGTGGCGAACCACCATCCTTCTCTTGCGAGCGGCCACCACCCGTAAACGCACCGATGCCGAGCGAACCCAACAGCCCAACAAGTTCGGCCTGCCGCCGCGTGCTGGTCTTGTGCAGCACACGCTTGAGATAGCCGCGAGCTGTCTCGTTGGTGATACCCAGAGCCTGAGCAGCCTCGGCGACGGTGCGTCCGTGGGTGATCTGCAAGGCTAGGTCCGCCTCGCGGGCCGTGAGCCCGAACAGTTCGTGCAGCATCGCCGAATCAACAGTCACGTCGCGCTGGGCGGGCTGAAGAGTGATGGCGAGTCGCGGTGCACGAAGATCCGGAAACAGGGTTGCGGGAGAGGGCAGGGGGTGCACCGTGGCTCGGCATGACGGTCTCGTCGCGATGGCACCCGGCGTGTCTGTTTCTGGGCGGCGCAGCGCGAAATGTGGCTGGATATTCGCGAAAGGATCTTCGGCAGCACGTGCCGCCTGAGCGAGCCAGTTGCGCCAAGAAGCCAACTGTTGGCGAACCCTTGGCTGTAGGCAGCCGTCGTTCTCCATGAGTGGAACCTCCCGTGTGTTCAGGCACTTCGCGGCCGCCCGGTTGCGCCAAACGATCCGCCCGTCCGGAGCACACAGGAAGACCGGATCCGACTTCGTCTCCAATAGGCCCAGTGCTGTGGTGGCGACCCCATGTTGCTGCAACACGGCGCGGTACAGCATCAGGCCGCGACGCATGTGTGGCAGTAGAAGCTTGGCCGCCCGAAGCTGTTCCGGTGACGCCGGACCATCACTCGGGTGCCGCTGAATGCTGCAATGGCAGGTTAAGTCGACCTCGTCCAGCAGTTGCAGGCTCAGGTAGTAGCGGAAGCGGTAACCCGCCAACCACTCGAAATACTCGCTTTTCCAAAGGCGCCGTTCGGTCATGTGCTGCGCGTCGTGGTTGATGTGCATCTCAGGATGTTTGATCGCATACACCACGCGGGGATCACGACGGATAAACTCCGCATCGTATTCACGCAGCATTGGCTCGGGGATGTCGAGGACTTCGCAAAAAGCAATCTCCCTCGACGGCTTGTGGATCCCCAGATAGGCGCCCGCCGAGCTGCCGGTCAACTCCAGCACGGGTCGCAAGACACGCTGCCAGTCGCCGACGACGGAGGCCTGATAGATGTCGTCGATCACCGTGTTGAGAGCGTTCTGGCGCAACACGAGTCTTCCTCCCGTCGTGCATGTCACCACCAAAAAAGCCATGCCGATTGCTGGGTAGCGCGACTCGCAGATCGCTGAAGATCCTTTCGGTCGTGTGCCCCGCTGTTGGCTTAAATATAGCAGAAGTTCCCCACCGGCGATACCGGCGAAGTGGTGTGCAACGCGGCGTCCCGCATCGGACGCGCATGCCTATGCCTTTCGAAGGGACAGCGAAAAGGATTTCGCCCGTGTGCCCACTGGTCCGAAGGACGCCCTGGGCCTGGGCGCCAGTGCGACGAGCGTCCTCGCCCTCTGGATCCCGATACCCCCATTTGGGGGTTTCGCCCTTTTTGGCTCTCGTTCTACATAAAGGCTTGGAGCCACGTAAACGGATTACCGCGAATCTTGGACGAGGATGGGTTACGGCGGCCCCGCGTACGATGAGAAGTGTTCCTAGTGAAAAGGTCGGGAATTGGTGCTATGGAAGATGCATTCATCTTTTGTGGCGGGAGGGGGGCGATGCAGAACACGACAGGTGTAGAGGGAAACAAGAACGACCGTCCTGAGCCAATGCGGGTGCGATCTCGCTGCAACCATCTAACGCCGCCTAGGCCTGTGCTGTTACACAGATTGGCTACGGTCGTTCTGGCGTTTTTGGTGGGGTCATACTCTTTCGGATGCGCGCAGCTAATGGTGGCCTCCGGCTTTTCTGAAGATACCCTTCGGTTATCCCTAGCAAGTGGGTTGGATCCGAACTCTAACACGTCGTCGGGCAATTCTCTTCTCAACGTAGGGATTGAACGGCAAAGCGTAGCGGTAGTCCGACTGCTCTTGGACAAAGGGGCCGACCCTAACCTCCGAGATCAAAGTGGTGCGCTCCCGCTGTACAATGCGAGCGCCACACTAAATCCCGACATATTAGAGGTCTTGTTCGAACACGGCGCTCGACTCGATGCGTTCGAGGAAGAAGAATTCCACACATTCTTATGCAGGGTCTTTGGGGAGCCAAACGAAGTTCGCTGGGATATCAGTGACTTTCAAGACATGTATCTGCCGCTCGACCTAGAATGCAGTGGACTACCCCTGATCTTGGCGGCAGTCGTCAGCAACAATGATCCGCAGGTCTTAATTCAGTCTGGATTCGACGTAAACCGCTCGGCTGCCAATGGCAGGACTCCCCTAGAGGTTTCTGTAGTTAACCACCTAGATGCGGAGGATACCCTTTTAGTTCTGGGGGCAGATCCAAGAAAGGTATCAAGCACTGGCGTCCCGATTGCTAAACTCGCGTTGAACGAAGGGACTTCGGAGTCTGTTAGAGCCCTGCGAGCGAGTATTGCTGGTCAAGGGATTAATTCAAAAGACTACGTTGAAGCATTTTGTCATCGCCTCGTGACGGGCGTTCCCAACGGTGAACTTCTTTCCGAGTTCGCCAAAGCCGCCAAAAATCTCCCTCGGAACTGCCCAGGTACGACGAACACGATTCTGGAGGTCGCAGCTAAGGCGCGCTCAGCAGAGGCATTGAACATCGTCCAGCAATATCGGCCGAACGATAAACTGGAACGTTGGGACGCGATTGAATGGCTGGCGGAAAGCGAAGACCCGACCGCACACGCACTGCTGGGTCGCACCTTGACTCCTCGTGCGCAACGGTTGATGCTCTGCGAGGCATCCAGTCTTTCTTCTAGAGCCGTTGCTTGGTTGGCACTGCGGACCGGTTCTAGGCCGCCACTATCATGCGAGGATGGACGATCGGTGCTGTCACTTCTGGTTCATGACGAAGAGAGCGTGGCCGATGTTCTGCGACGCGGCGCCAACCCCAATGGCTCGGCACGTGATCCGGTATCTCCATTGGAAAACGCTGTAGCGAATTCCAACGGGGCAGTCGTAGTCCTTCTCTTAGACAACGGTGCGAAAGGCCCTGTCTCCCGCAAGACGTTGGAAAGCGCCACCCGAATGGATTCTTCGGTTCAACGCAGGCTATGGAGCATTTCACCCGAAGCCGAGCAGCTTGCCGTTCTCTGCAAACGGGTAGGCGAGCCATTCTCAGAGAGCCACCAAGCCATGTACGCCAATCCGTCTATCTTCTCTCGGCCATGCGCCGATGGGAAGACCCCCTTGGAATTGGCGATTCATAACTCTCATCCTTTGGACCGACTGGCAGCCCGGGAACCACAGCAATGGCCCACCGATATGTTTCAGCGCAACGAGGAATTGGGCCAGCGCTTGATTCTCACGGCAGCTCGAAAGGGAAACTTGGATTTGGTCGCCGAATTAGCGGCAATGGGGGCTCGCCTAACGAGGCTAAACTATGACGAGTTTGCGACCGCGTTTCCGAAGAAGTTGACAGACGACCAGTATTCAATGCTACGGAAAGCAGGGTTGAGTGAATCTATCCCATACATACATAAGGTGTCGTCGGAATGTAACGAACGCGATGAAAAATCCCTTACGCTTCTCTGGAATGACTTCCAGCGTGATACCGATGTTCGCGACCTAGTTAATGCGAAGCTTGCGGCCTATGATCACTGCGTTCAATCGTTATACACTAGGGCGGTTGCGAGCCCACATTACCCCTATTCGCGCAGCACGTCGCGCCCCTATTTGTCCAAGGAATCCCTTCTGCCTGCGAAGTATCTTACTGTGCGCGCGATGACGAAGCTGGCTCCTGCGTCGGTTTTGGATCAAGATATTTCGGGTGCTGTGTCTCTCATTCAACAGGCGAGCAAGTCGATTGAGGAAAGTGTGGCGCAGTACCAGAAAGCCGACCGAGCGTGGATTAGTGAGCAGATTGCGAAGGCGGAAGAGGAACGCAGGAGAGCGGAGAGATCTGCGTTAATCGGAACTGTACTGATGGGAGCCGTGGCGGCATACGGGGTGCGGGAAGTCAATCGATTTGACCCCGTGCAGGGGCGGCAGTTATTCACCCAATGGTCGTCAGAAATCTTAACTTCGCATATTAGTCGAATTGATGATGTGCAGAAAGAGCATTCGTCCCAAGTTGCGAGGCTGAACTCGCTTACTCAAGGGAAGAAGGGTGTGGACGGAAGATTTGACGACGACGGCGTCAGGATTATCGTGCCGCGCATCGGATCATGGCATCCTTTTGGTTCGTTGGAGTCGCAAAATTCCTTGCAGCATTTTAGTCATTTATTTCGAATTACTTCTCAGTATAAGGATGGTACAGAAGGGTTTTGCACGGCCGCTGCAATTCGCGACGGACGGATTCTCACCGCACAACACTGTCTTCATGACCGAGAGAAAGGTTGGGCTCAGTCGATTCGGCTGTCGTGGGAATACCTCGGTATCGAGGGAATTGTTTCGCCCGACGGAAGGTCTTATACGGCTGTCTATGGGCGTGAATCGGAAATCATAACAGGATCCTTTGAGGTTGAGACCGCTCAGAACATGTGGACAGCGGATTGGGGAAATGACTGGGCGATCTTGACGTATAAAGGTAGCGATATCCCGTGGAGAATCAAATACGGGCTGACCTTCGCTTCGGAAGGCGCCCTTCGGGATCTGGGACGTGCAGACGGTAGTGTGAGGGTAGTGCGGGCTGGCTATGCCGCCCATGTGAATGAAGGCAGTTTTATTACAATGGATTGGGGATGCCGTGGGACCGTCACCGGATCAATTGTGTACACAAGGTGTCGGGGTTGGAAGGGTGATTCGGGATCTCCGGTGGTAATTGCTAGTGGTCCAGAGAAAGGCAACATCGCCGGTGTCCATGCGTTCGGTAGGGGCGAGGCCGGGGCAAGATTTACCAACGAGGGCGGCGGACCGTCGGCAAGACACATTCAGCGAGAACTTGACTCCGGGAAGACTCGTAAATTTAGCATAGCCTCGCGGTAGGGGCGATTTACGCAATAGGGCGT contains these protein-coding regions:
- a CDS encoding helix-turn-helix transcriptional regulator; protein product: MRQNALNTVIDDIYQASVVGDWQRVLRPVLELTGSSAGAYLGIHKPSREIAFCEVLDIPEPMLREYDAEFIRRDPRVVYAIKHPEMHINHDAQHMTERRLWKSEYFEWLAGYRFRYYLSLQLLDEVDLTCHCSIQRHPSDGPASPEQLRAAKLLLPHMRRGLMLYRAVLQQHGVATTALGLLETKSDPVFLCAPDGRIVWRNRAAAKCLNTREVPLMENDGCLQPRVRQQLASWRNWLAQAARAAEDPFANIQPHFALRRPETDTPGAIATRPSCRATVHPLPSPATLFPDLRAPRLAITLQPAQRDVTVDSAMLHELFGLTAREADLALQITHGRTVAEAAQALGITNETARGYLKRVLHKTSTRRQAELVGLLGSLGIGAFTGGGRSQEKDGGSPQRV
- a CDS encoding ankyrin repeat domain-containing protein, translating into MVASGFSEDTLRLSLASGLDPNSNTSSGNSLLNVGIERQSVAVVRLLLDKGADPNLRDQSGALPLYNASATLNPDILEVLFEHGARLDAFEEEEFHTFLCRVFGEPNEVRWDISDFQDMYLPLDLECSGLPLILAAVVSNNDPQVLIQSGFDVNRSAANGRTPLEVSVVNHLDAEDTLLVLGADPRKVSSTGVPIAKLALNEGTSESVRALRASIAGQGINSKDYVEAFCHRLVTGVPNGELLSEFAKAAKNLPRNCPGTTNTILEVAAKARSAEALNIVQQYRPNDKLERWDAIEWLAESEDPTAHALLGRTLTPRAQRLMLCEASSLSSRAVAWLALRTGSRPPLSCEDGRSVLSLLVHDEESVADVLRRGANPNGSARDPVSPLENAVANSNGAVVVLLLDNGAKGPVSRKTLESATRMDSSVQRRLWSISPEAEQLAVLCKRVGEPFSESHQAMYANPSIFSRPCADGKTPLELAIHNSHPLDRLAAREPQQWPTDMFQRNEELGQRLILTAARKGNLDLVAELAAMGARLTRLNYDEFATAFPKKLTDDQYSMLRKAGLSESIPYIHKVSSECNERDEKSLTLLWNDFQRDTDVRDLVNAKLAAYDHCVQSLYTRAVASPHYPYSRSTSRPYLSKESLLPAKYLTVRAMTKLAPASVLDQDISGAVSLIQQASKSIEESVAQYQKADRAWISEQIAKAEEERRRAERSALIGTVLMGAVAAYGVREVNRFDPVQGRQLFTQWSSEILTSHISRIDDVQKEHSSQVARLNSLTQGKKGVDGRFDDDGVRIIVPRIGSWHPFGSLESQNSLQHFSHLFRITSQYKDGTEGFCTAAAIRDGRILTAQHCLHDREKGWAQSIRLSWEYLGIEGIVSPDGRSYTAVYGRESEIITGSFEVETAQNMWTADWGNDWAILTYKGSDIPWRIKYGLTFASEGALRDLGRADGSVRVVRAGYAAHVNEGSFITMDWGCRGTVTGSIVYTRCRGWKGDSGSPVVIASGPEKGNIAGVHAFGRGEAGARFTNEGGGPSARHIQRELDSGKTRKFSIASR